TATTCCGTAAAAGACAGCGTCTACATCCTTGATAGAGATAGCTGTATCTGCGACCGCTTCCCTAGTGGCCATCTGGGCCAGTTCGTAATAGGTTTTCTGATACCATTTGCCTCTAAAAGGTGTTACCGCTGCGCCTACAATTCCAACTTTTTTTGCCATATATTCTTTTGCCTCCTTTAGTTTTTATCTTGCGACACCTAGTTTCCTTTTTTTACGCCATATTGATATTTTCGAATTCTTATCCGCCTTGGCGTCAGTTCCGTGCATAAAGAAGCATCTAGGTTTTGGCCGTGAGCCTTGATCTTAAGCACCTTTCGATCCTATGAAGAATCCTTTAGGGTCGAATAACCTGAGCAGGGTTACCTCTTCTTCAGTCGGTGGCTCAGCTTTCTTCAAATTCGGGGCAACTTCGAGTTCCCAGCCGACCTTTTCTTTTATCTCGGCTACGGCCTCTTCTGCCTTCTGGTTTGCCTGGGAAGGAATATAGGCTGTCAGCGTAAAGGTTTCCTTATCTCCAATCTTTTCGAAGACGCCGACATCTGTGACCAGTGTCTTCACATTTTTCCCAGGGCAGGTGATGTACGGCACTTTCTCCACTAGCCTCAACTTGCCTGAGTTAGTCACGACCACTGTTTCCCTATTGTTGGTAGCTATATCGTTGGCTCCTCCAGAACCTACTAGGTATGTTACACCCGGAATTTTTGTCGAGTTTATATTTCCGAATTTATCCACCTGGCCGGCTGCTAAGACACCTATACATTGATTAGATGGACCGCTGACAAATATGCCAAGCATTGTCTCTATATTATTCAGGATTTTACATGTTGGCATGCAATAGTAACTGAATATGGTTGGGTCTGACGCCCTCGGCGAATAGCCGTACATGCCTATCTCAGCCATTATATCTACATCATGCCCTCTTTCTTTAAGTCTGTGGATAGCTAGCCAGGAAGCTAAGTTCGAGAGGCCTACACCAGTTAATATAGTCTTATATTCTCCCATGATGAATTTGTCAACTATGATATGAGCGGCAGTTATAGCCATCTTCTCTGCCAGGTTTGGTTGCCTATTAAAATCGATCTTTGGTATTTCAGTCGTTATCTCAGCTTTCCACGAGTCAGAATCTGCCTTTTGTTTCAGGTAAAGGAGTCTGTCTCTGCCAACTTTTGAAAGGTACTCGTCATTGTCTTTACAACTCAGGATCCAAGTTTTTATCCACTTCAAGAATTTGTCCTCATCTCTTGAGGCATTCCTGACATCAGTAAAAAAATCGTAGTCGTCGAAGTAGTGCTCGAATTCGGGTAATCCACAGTTTGTCATTCCGCCGGGATGGGCCCCGTAAGGCACCTCGCATACCGCCTTGACCATATAGGATGGGATTCGGACTAGGTGTGAATGTTTGCGTACATATTCTGTGGGGACAATTTTTTCAGCGCTAACTATAACTCCGTTTTTCGCCCCCCAAGCCCCAAAGACATCGGGTCCCAAGGGATAGGTCATTATTAAATTCCCGCAGCGGTCTGCAGCAATGCCATGAACTAAGGTTATATCAGGTCTTAAAGCTTTCATCAGCCCAATTTTCTCCCCCGGGTCAAATGGGTCAGCTATGACGGTAAACGATTCTTTGTTTTCCTCCTCCATGGAGCTGCCCACGAGTGACCTGGTGGGGGTGAAACCCCATCCCATTGCTCCAGCCAGAAGTCTTTGTGGGATGGTAAGCATCGTCCAGTTCTCGAACTCCACCTTGCCAGACAGGTAAGCTTTTTGAATAACGGGGTTTGGTCCAGGTGATGGATAAACATCACCGGCGTAACTAGTTATGATTTTCTTAACCAGTTTTCCTTGAATTAAGGCGAGCACGGTTACACTAACACCATTGCTTATAAGGGTGAAATCTGGATTTTTACCCCAGAATTCCCTTACAAGCTGGTAGAATAAGGCTCCACCTCTCCCTGCAAAATGGATGGTCATTCCTTTCTTGACGTGCCTTCTTATGGCTTCCTCCAACGAGCATAGCTTGTCCTCTCCTTCAACTACAGGCACTTGAAACCTTGAGTCTATGAAAGCCCTCAGCTCTTTTGCGTCCATGTTGGTACGTTAATGGTTTCTTTGATGCAGCTTTGATGTCGCACAATTTTGCCTGAGTATCCGTGCAGGCAAACTGAGATTTGTCTAAGTAGGTCAGGCTTATCAGATGTTAGCATCTACATGCGTAGCTGTCAATTTTATTTGGTATGTCGTTGTTTGCGCTTTGAAGAAGCTTGATGCTACAATGTGTTCAAAGCTATGGTGCTCAGTGACAGGACAATTAAAGACGAGATCGCCAAAGGCAGGATTATTATTGAGCCTCTAATCCCGAATTGCATCCAGCCAGCTAGTGTTGACCTTCATTTGGACAAAAAGCTCATTGTTTTTAAACCGCAACGGCATCCTGCCTATATAGATGTCAGGCGTAGCCTGGATCACTTGCATGAGCTTGTAGAGCTTGATGGGGATGATGCTTTTTTCCTTAATCCTGGTGAGTTTGTCCTGGCCAGCACGTTGGAAGCGATTACTCTGCCAGATGACATAGTTGGAAGACTTGAGGGGAAAAGCTCTCTGGGGAGAATTGGGCTTCTAATCCACTCAACAGCTGGTTATGTTGATCCGGGTTGGCAGGGGCACCTTACCATCGAGCTATCCAATGTTGCCAAATTGCCGATTACCCTTTATTATGAGATGAAGATTGGGCAAATCTCTTTCCTTAAGCTAACCTCTTCTGTAGACAGGTTATATGGGGCAGCTGAGTTAGGGAGTAGATATCAAGGGCAGGCCGAACCGACTGCTAGTAAGTATTACAAGGATTTTGTAAAGGGGTCATAAGTGCTAGCTCGTCCTAGAGATTTCATGGAATGCGCTTTATCATTGGCTGGTTTAGCCTTAGGTTATACAAGCCCTAATCCGGCGGTAGGTGCTGTTTTGGTTAGAGATGGGTTAGTTGTTGGGTTTGGTCATACCCAGCCGCCAGGTTCTATCCATGCTGAGATAATGGCGCTTCGACAGGCGGGGCCGAGGGCTAAAGGTGCGACGTTGTATGTTACATTAGAACCTTGCTGCCATCATGGACGTACACCACCATGTACCCAAGCCATAATTGACGCCGGCATTTCTGAAGTTCATATAGCTTTGATCGATCCCAACCCCTTGGTTTCGGGAAAGGGAGTAAGAATATTGGAAGAAGCTGGAATTAAGACGTTCGTTGGTCATTGTGAGGAGGGAGCTCGGGAGCTAAACGAGGGTTACATTAAGTTTATTTCTACTGGTATCCCATTTGTGATTGCCAAATTCGCTATGAGTCTTGATGGCAAAATTGCCACTCAAAATGGCGATTCTAAATGGATAAGTGGCGAAGAATCCCGGAAATTTGTGCATTACCTGCGTCATATAGTTGATGCCATTATGGTGGGAGCAAATACCGTAGTTGCTGATGATCCTCAGCTTTCGGCCAGGGGGTGCAGTGGTAGGGGGGGTAAGACCAAGCTGCAGCCTTTGCGGGTTATTGTTGATGGTAGAGGTCGGACACCAATATCAGCTCGGGTTTTTGAAGAACCAGGAAAAACTCTCGTTGCCGTAGCTACCCCCTTTAATGCGAAAAAGGCGGATGACTTTAGGAAGGCTGGCGCTGAAATTGTGGAATTGCCAGCCAAGAAAGGTGTAATAGATTTGCAGGAGCTATTGAACGTGTTGGGGAAGCGGGAGGTCGCCAGTGTTTTGGTTGAGGGGGGGAGCGGACTTTTCGGTTCGTTATTCGACCGTGGTCTGGTAGATAAAGTGCTGGCTTTCATTTCGCCTATAATAATTGGTGGGGATGAAGCCAAGAGCGCTGTCGGTGGTAACGGCGTTAACAAGGTTGCTGATGCTCTACATCTAAACCAGGTTAAGATAATAGAATTTGGCGATGACCTTTTGATCAGTGGCTATGTGGGTGGCAAATAGTAATGTTTACTGGGATAATTGAGGAGATTGGTATAGTTAGGGGGGTTAGCCCTGGGCGCTTGACCATGGAGGCGAAAAAGGTGCTTGAAGACACCAAGCTAGGTGATAGCATATCTGTAAACGGAGCTTGCTTAACAGTGACATTGATAAGGAAAGATAATTTTTCTGTTGACGTTATGCCGGAAACAATCAAGCGCACAAATCTTGGTAGGCTCCATTATGGAGACCTGGTGAATTTAGAGAGAGCTATTTTGGCTGAAGGACGCGTCGGTGGCCATTTTGTGCAAGGACATGTGGATGATGTTGGGGAAATCCTGTCATTACAGCCTGAAGAGGGCGCTTGTATTGCCAGAATTTCAGCACCGGCTAATTTGCTGTCTTATGTGGTGACCAAGGGCTTTATCGCTGTTGATGGTGTTAGCCTTACTGTTATTGATTATGACGATTTTTCCTTTTTGGTTTCTGTGGTGACTTACACCCGTGAGCATACTACATTGGGTAGTAGGAAACCAGGCGATATGGTTAATCTTGAGGTGGACATTTTCGCTAAGTATATAGAGCGGCTTAAACAAAGAGATAATCGTGGTGTGACGCCGGGTTTCCTTGAGGAGCATGGCTTCTTAAAAACGAGGTGAATTTCAAATGGGATTTGCTACTGTTCCTGAGGCAATCGAAGATATAAAAGCTGGCAAATTTATCATCATAGTTGATGATGAGAACCGTGAGAATGAAGGTGACCTGGCAATTGCTGCGGAAGTGATTACTCCAGAGGCAATTAATTTTATGGCCAGGCATGCTCGTGGACTGATATGCCTGCCTATAATCGGTCACCGCTTAGATGAATTGAGGGTCCCACTGATGGTTCAGGAGAATACGGCGAAGTTCTCCACAGCCTTTGCCGTGTCTATTGAGGCTAAACATAAGACTTCTAGTGGTATTTCAGCTCATGACCGTGCAGCAACTGTAAAGGCTGTACTTGACCCCAGTACTAAACCTGAGGATTTAGCTCGTCCCGGCCATACATTTCCTATTCGAGCTAGAGAGGGTGGTGTGCTGGTGCGTGCTGGCCATACCGAGGCTATAGTAGATTTAGCCAGGTTTGCGGGGCTTTACCCGGCCGGTGTTGTCTGTGAGATTATGAACGAAGATGGTACTATGGCCCGTTTGCCTCAGCTTGAAGTGATGGCAGATAAGTTTGGAATTAAGATTGTGAGTATAGCCGATTTGATAACCTATCGCCGTCGCAATGAGAAGTTGGTGGAAAGGATAGCTGAAGCCAAATTGCCTACCAGGTATGGCGAATTTGTCGTTATTGCCTATAGGAGCAATGTTGATCCAGATGAACAGGTAGCCTTGGTTAGAGGCGATATATCTGGTGACGAGCCGGTGCTAGTGCGAGTTCACAGTGAATGCCTTACTGGTGATGTTTTCGGCAGTCTACGCTGCGATTGTGGTGGTCAAATTGCATTGGCAATGGAGAAGATTGCTGCCGAGGGGCGTGGTGTCTTTCTTTACATGCGACAGGAGGGTAGGGGGATAGGTTTCCATAATAAATTGCGAGCTTATGCTCTTCAAGACCAGGGTTTAGATACTGTGGAGGCCAATATTGCCCTGGGTTTTGATGCTGATTTGAGGGATTATGGCATTGGTGCCCAGATATTAGCCGATTTGGGTTTACATAAGATTCGCTTGTTGACTAATAATCCGAAGAAGGTAATCGGTTTGGAGAGCTACGGACTTCACATAGTGGAGACTGTGGCTTTGAGAACACCGCCTACTCCATACAATTTGGAATACTTGAAAACTAAGCAGAAAAAGCTGGGACATCTGTTGAAGGTAGATGAAGCCGATGAGGCTTAAGCTGTGAGTTAAGGAGGAAGTTATATGGCTAAGAAATACGAAGGCATGTTATTAGGTAAGGGGCTGAAATTTGGTGTGGTTGTTTCTCGGTTCAATGAAATTATAACTACAAGGCTGCTTGATGGAGCAGAAGACGCTTTTCTTCGTCATGGCGTTAGTGAGCAGGATATAGATGTCGCTTGGACGCCTGGCTCTCTAGAGATTCCTTTGGTAGCTAAGAGACTAGCAGAAAGTGGCAAATACAATGCTATTGTTTGTCTCGGAGCCGTCATTCGCGGCGGCACGCCACATTTTGAGTATGTAGCTTCTGAGGTGAACAGAGGCATCTCTCGGGTGAGCATGGATACCGGAGTGCCCGTCATTCAAGGCATAATAACTGCGGATACTCTGGAGCAGGCTATCGAGCGAGCTGGAGCTAAAGTAGGCAATCGTGGTTTTATGGCAGCATCAAACGCCATAGAAATGGCAAACCTGCTTAAAAGTATCGGAAGCTGAGAAGCCATTACGTAACCTTATATACGTGATCCCCGGCTCTCACACGGTCGGTTACTTTAACACCAATGGCATCTCCAGCCTTGCCTTCGGTTACATTAGCGTTGTCAATCTGCATGGACTCAACGGTAAATTCAAGGTCTGTAGTGTGCCCTTTGATGTGAATCTTGTCGCCGACTTTTAATGTGCCGGTTAGTGTTATACCGGCTACCACAGGCCTGGCGAAGAAGTCGCTTACCTGCCCAATCTCAACCTCTGGCATCTAAGGTCACCTCCTTCCTTTTTATTTATTTGCCTTTAGTATATGTTTCTGGCTTAAATAAATCAATAGTTTCGAGTTGACATAAAACGGATATGACGTTGACAGTCCCAGTCATTAGGTGTTAACATTTCGGGGGTTCTGTGAGTAAGGAGCGTTTCGAAGGGGCTTGGTTGAAAGGAGGCGGGATAGTATTAATTTTGTTAACGTAATCATGGCGAGACGCAAGAATCTCAAATAAGGAGGATACTATGGCTTATGAAAATTTGATCGTTGAACGTGAAGAGAATATCGGTATAATCACATTGCACCGTCCGCCGGCTAACCCGATAAACCTCGCTGTCCTAGATGAGCTTGAAGCGGCTCTGAATGAATTTGAAAAAGATAAGACAATAAGAGCCTTAATTATCACAGGTGCTGGTGAAAAAGGTTTTTCAGCAGGCTTTGATGTAAAGACAGGTGGGACACCGGAGGGTGAGAAAGCTATGGACAAAGGTCAGGTGGTATTTAGCCAAATTGAGAAATACCCCAAGCCTGTGATTGCAGCTATAAATGGTTTTGCTCTTGGCGGTGGCTGTGAATTGTCGATGGCGTGCCACTTCAGGATAATTGCTGATTCCGAAAAAGTGGTCATGGGCCAGCCTGAGATAAATCTGGGTATCATACCTGGCTGGGGTGGTACTCAGAGGTTGCCCAGATTGGTGGGTAAGACTAAGGCGCTTGAGATGCTACTGCTTGCGACAAGAGTCGGGGCTGCCGAGGCTCTAAGTATCGGCCTGGTAACTAAGGTGTCTAAACCTGAGGAGCTGATAAAAGATGCTAAAGAGCTCGCCAAAGCACTGGCTAAGAAGGCGCCGATTGCCATGCAGATAATTCTTGATGCAGTGGCTCGTGGACTCGAGACAACTACTGATGAAGGACTGAAGATTGAACTGGCGGGTTCTCAGAGGGTTGCGAAGACAAAAGACGCTATGGAGGGAATGATAGCGTTTATTCAGAAACGCGAGCCAGTTTACACAGGTGAATAGACGTTCTAATGCGGCACTCAAATAGAAAGGGGAATTTTTGAAATGAAAGTAGAAGACATCAAAAAAATTGCAGTCATGGGGGCGGGTGATATGGGGCATGGAATTGCCGAGGTAGCGTTATTGGCCGGCTATAAGGTGGCAATGCGGGACATTGAACAGAGATTTGTTGATAAGGGCCTTGCCAGAATCAAGGAGAGTCTGGAAAAGCTTGTGGAAAAACAGAAGGTCACCGAAGAGAACAAAAAGGCAATGCTGGCGAACATTGAGATCTTTGTTGACATAGACAAGGCTGTCAAGGATGCCGATTTTGTAATTGAAGCCGTTCCTGAGATTATGGACTTGAAGAAGCAAGTTTTTCAAGCGCTGGACAAGGCAGCACCGAAACATGCGATTCTGGCTTCAAACACTTCTAATATGAGCATCACGGAAATCGCCGCCACTACCCAGAGACCTGAGCAAGTAGTTGGCGTGCACTTTTTTAATCCTGCTGTACTGATGAAGCTCGTTGAGGTCATAAAGGGAGGCAAGACCAGCGAAGAGACGATGAAGACAGCTTATGACCTGGCGCTAAAGATGAACAAAGTTCCGGTCAGGGTTGAGAAAGACTCCATCGGCTTTGTTTACAACAGGGTCAATGCCCCTAATGGAATTCTCCTTGGTGAAATAGTTGAAAGAGGCTTGGCTACCCCTGAGGAAATTGACGCCAAGATGCGGAAAGTGGGCATGCCCATGGGTCCATACGAGCTCATGGACTATGTCGGGTTGGATGTTGCCTATCATAGTGCTAGTTACTTTGCTGAGCGGTTGTCACCGGACTTTAAGCCGCGTAAGTGGATGAAAGCGAAAATGGATGCTGGTACCCTGGGCAAGAAGTCAGGAAAGGGGATTTTCGATTGGTCTAAAGGGAGACCGGAGATAGACTTGTCCAAGGCAAAAGAAGATTTCGACCCAACCGACTTGATTGCTATACAGGTGAATGAAGCCACGAAGTTGCTCGAAGCGGGGGTGGTAAAGAGCGCAGATGATATTGATAAGGCGATGGTTAATGGAGGTGGAGCTGCGTTCGGCCCATTCCAGCTTGCCAAGGGGATAGGATATGACAAGCTAGCTAAGAGATGCGAGGAGCTGGCTAAGAAATTTGGCGTTAAGACGTTTGAGCCGACTGAAACATTAAAGAGTGGGAAGATCTGAGCCAGGATTAGAGGACTGAGTTAAAATATAAATCGGGGTCTACATCTAAATTACTGATGTAGGCCCCAATTTGTTGCGTGGGTTTCGAGGTGGGCACTTGTCATTATCGTTACAGATACCAGACACAAGCTGCGGCTGCTACGCTTAACAGGCCGATAATTGAAAAGACAAGCCCGCTCAACAGACCCAAGAGCCCCTTGTCTTGAGAAACGATGCCTGTGAGTTTGTTGATTCTTTCCATCTCCTTACCTCCTTGTTACCTCTTTCATTATTTATAACGATCAAGCAGTAAATTAGTTTATTTAGGAGCTTCTAGATATATTATCTGCTTTATATCGTTTGAAGTGAATCGGGCGTCCGTATGATTTTCAATCGTAGAAACGCCTTACGACTAATGGCTATAGTTGCCAGCCACTTTTCCTAGTCCTTTTGTCCGATAGATAATATAATAGAAGACAGGCGGGTCTGCGGGAGTCGGTGATGGTTACACAGATCATAGCCGGAGTGTATCTGCTCAGCGGCTTTTTGGGTGCTGGTGTTTGGGGTGCCAATGCATACCTCCTGGTTGATGATGGGCTGACGCTGGTAGACACCGGATTCTTTGGCCGGGCGGACCGAATATTAGAACAGATAAAAGAGCTGGGCTATTCTCCTTCTGACGTAACCAGAATTATCATTACACACCACCATGCTGACCATATTGGCAGCCTGGCTGAGTTGAAGAGGGTTACGCAAGCAGAAGTTATCGCTCACCCGGCTGATGCTCCGTATATTGACGGCAGTTTGCCCCAGCCTGGGCCAGCAAGACCACAATGGTTGGGTAAGTTTTTGGCTCGTTTTAGCTGGCTGTGGTCTACTGAGCCGGTGGCGGTGGATGTGCTGGTCAACGATGGCGATGAACTGCCAATATTGGGTGGCGTTAAGATACTGCACACCCCTGGACACACGCCCGGGAGCATCTGCTTATATTTGCAGAGCAAAGATTTGCTCATCGCCGGTGATTTGCTCGCTAACCGCTTTGGCTTAAGGCTGCCCTCCAGGGGGTTCACCGTCGATACAGCTCAGGAGATGCAATCTATCAAGAGAGTAGCTGTCCTGGAATTCGATATTATCTGCTTCGGTCACGGCTCGCCGATTATGCAAAATGCCCATCAGGCAGTCGCTGATTTTGCTGACAGACTTGCTCCATCTCCTGAGTCTAATAAATAGCAGACCTATAGGCTTTGTGTCATGTTCGATGAATTAAAAGGTATTCTATTTTGAGTCGAGTTATCGTATAATCTAATAATATATACCTGCGGCGGAAGCGGACAGGAACTTTGCGATGAACTGGTTCGAGAGACATCTTAACTGGAGTCTTTTTTTCGGAAGCAGCCTGTTGCCCCTTGTTGTGAATATGTTTTTGTGGGCTATATTGTTTGCAATGTTTTGGGGCGAGTTAGCGCCTGTAGTGGGTTCCGGCATGGATGGACTTTCGGAAGATGTGGTGACGTCGATGTTTCTTCAGGCTTTGCCTATATTTATTATTCTCATTTTAGTAAATCTAGCGCTGTCTGTCTTTGCTTTCATTGTAGTGTGGTGGTATCTGGGCCAAAAGGCAAGAAGTAAATGGTTTTTGCTCTTGGTTATAGTTCCAGGGGCGCTAGCTGGTATCGTTCGCGACTCTAATCTTATTATTAGCCTGTTAATATCCTTAGTTTCGCTGGTTTGTATTATTATCTTATACCGTTTGGAGAATCGAGCAATCGGCTATGGTGGCGATTTTGTCAGCGAACCGGTCACTGACCGATGGCCTGATACGGGGCAATTCAATGTGCCCGGCAATAACTGGCAGCCAAAAGAGCTTGAGTATAGGGATGTCAGCGTTGCCAGCGAAAAAGCCCCTCCGGAAGCCCCTGCAGAAGCGAAAGTGATGATAGAGAGGACGAGTAGTCAGTGGACGGTGAAGAAGCCAATCTTGTTGGATGATGTCGGGGTGGTGATAAAGTGTTTTTATCATCCGGATGGTGACGCAGTTAATTCATGTTCCAGATGTGGGCAGTACGTTTGCAGTGAATGTGATTATGTGACTGGTACTCACCCAATATGTCGCAATTGCTGGGGGAAGCGCTCGGGGGGTCCTGGATTAGCTGTGGCTGCTAGTACGCAGAAAAGTGTAGGGTTAGGCAAATCAGAGAAACGGAAAGCGGAGGAAAGTGAATGGTTTCGAGAATTTATGCTGCTGTATGAACAAGCGCTCCCTGTTATTAGCATTGTTATCAAGAAGGGTGAGGATGGACTGCCAGCTTCACCCCT
The Chloroflexota bacterium genome window above contains:
- a CDS encoding enoyl-CoA hydratase, whose protein sequence is MAYENLIVEREENIGIITLHRPPANPINLAVLDELEAALNEFEKDKTIRALIITGAGEKGFSAGFDVKTGGTPEGEKAMDKGQVVFSQIEKYPKPVIAAINGFALGGGCELSMACHFRIIADSEKVVMGQPEINLGIIPGWGGTQRLPRLVGKTKALEMLLLATRVGAAEALSIGLVTKVSKPEELIKDAKELAKALAKKAPIAMQIILDAVARGLETTTDEGLKIELAGSQRVAKTKDAMEGMIAFIQKREPVYTGE
- a CDS encoding bifunctional 3,4-dihydroxy-2-butanone-4-phosphate synthase/GTP cyclohydrolase II, with translation MGFATVPEAIEDIKAGKFIIIVDDENRENEGDLAIAAEVITPEAINFMARHARGLICLPIIGHRLDELRVPLMVQENTAKFSTAFAVSIEAKHKTSSGISAHDRAATVKAVLDPSTKPEDLARPGHTFPIRAREGGVLVRAGHTEAIVDLARFAGLYPAGVVCEIMNEDGTMARLPQLEVMADKFGIKIVSIADLITYRRRNEKLVERIAEAKLPTRYGEFVVIAYRSNVDPDEQVALVRGDISGDEPVLVRVHSECLTGDVFGSLRCDCGGQIALAMEKIAAEGRGVFLYMRQEGRGIGFHNKLRAYALQDQGLDTVEANIALGFDADLRDYGIGAQILADLGLHKIRLLTNNPKKVIGLESYGLHIVETVALRTPPTPYNLEYLKTKQKKLGHLLKVDEADEA
- a CDS encoding 3-hydroxyacyl-CoA dehydrogenase family protein codes for the protein MKVEDIKKIAVMGAGDMGHGIAEVALLAGYKVAMRDIEQRFVDKGLARIKESLEKLVEKQKVTEENKKAMLANIEIFVDIDKAVKDADFVIEAVPEIMDLKKQVFQALDKAAPKHAILASNTSNMSITEIAATTQRPEQVVGVHFFNPAVLMKLVEVIKGGKTSEETMKTAYDLALKMNKVPVRVEKDSIGFVYNRVNAPNGILLGEIVERGLATPEEIDAKMRKVGMPMGPYELMDYVGLDVAYHSASYFAERLSPDFKPRKWMKAKMDAGTLGKKSGKGIFDWSKGRPEIDLSKAKEDFDPTDLIAIQVNEATKLLEAGVVKSADDIDKAMVNGGGAAFGPFQLAKGIGYDKLAKRCEELAKKFGVKTFEPTETLKSGKI
- a CDS encoding translation elongation factor-like protein encodes the protein MPEVEIGQVSDFFARPVVAGITLTGTLKVGDKIHIKGHTTDLEFTVESMQIDNANVTEGKAGDAIGVKVTDRVRAGDHVYKVT
- a CDS encoding 6,7-dimethyl-8-ribityllumazine synthase, yielding MAKKYEGMLLGKGLKFGVVVSRFNEIITTRLLDGAEDAFLRHGVSEQDIDVAWTPGSLEIPLVAKRLAESGKYNAIVCLGAVIRGGTPHFEYVASEVNRGISRVSMDTGVPVIQGIITADTLEQAIERAGAKVGNRGFMAASNAIEMANLLKSIGS
- a CDS encoding dCTP deaminase: MVLSDRTIKDEIAKGRIIIEPLIPNCIQPASVDLHLDKKLIVFKPQRHPAYIDVRRSLDHLHELVELDGDDAFFLNPGEFVLASTLEAITLPDDIVGRLEGKSSLGRIGLLIHSTAGYVDPGWQGHLTIELSNVAKLPITLYYEMKIGQISFLKLTSSVDRLYGAAELGSRYQGQAEPTASKYYKDFVKGS
- a CDS encoding MBL fold metallo-hydrolase, which encodes MVTQIIAGVYLLSGFLGAGVWGANAYLLVDDGLTLVDTGFFGRADRILEQIKELGYSPSDVTRIIITHHHADHIGSLAELKRVTQAEVIAHPADAPYIDGSLPQPGPARPQWLGKFLARFSWLWSTEPVAVDVLVNDGDELPILGGVKILHTPGHTPGSICLYLQSKDLLIAGDLLANRFGLRLPSRGFTVDTAQEMQSIKRVAVLEFDIICFGHGSPIMQNAHQAVADFADRLAPSPESNK
- a CDS encoding riboflavin synthase, which encodes MFTGIIEEIGIVRGVSPGRLTMEAKKVLEDTKLGDSISVNGACLTVTLIRKDNFSVDVMPETIKRTNLGRLHYGDLVNLERAILAEGRVGGHFVQGHVDDVGEILSLQPEEGACIARISAPANLLSYVVTKGFIAVDGVSLTVIDYDDFSFLVSVVTYTREHTTLGSRKPGDMVNLEVDIFAKYIERLKQRDNRGVTPGFLEEHGFLKTR
- a CDS encoding glutaconate CoA-transferase, producing MDAKELRAFIDSRFQVPVVEGEDKLCSLEEAIRRHVKKGMTIHFAGRGGALFYQLVREFWGKNPDFTLISNGVSVTVLALIQGKLVKKIITSYAGDVYPSPGPNPVIQKAYLSGKVEFENWTMLTIPQRLLAGAMGWGFTPTRSLVGSSMEEENKESFTVIADPFDPGEKIGLMKALRPDITLVHGIAADRCGNLIMTYPLGPDVFGAWGAKNGVIVSAEKIVPTEYVRKHSHLVRIPSYMVKAVCEVPYGAHPGGMTNCGLPEFEHYFDDYDFFTDVRNASRDEDKFLKWIKTWILSCKDNDEYLSKVGRDRLLYLKQKADSDSWKAEITTEIPKIDFNRQPNLAEKMAITAAHIIVDKFIMGEYKTILTGVGLSNLASWLAIHRLKERGHDVDIMAEIGMYGYSPRASDPTIFSYYCMPTCKILNNIETMLGIFVSGPSNQCIGVLAAGQVDKFGNINSTKIPGVTYLVGSGGANDIATNNRETVVVTNSGKLRLVEKVPYITCPGKNVKTLVTDVGVFEKIGDKETFTLTAYIPSQANQKAEEAVAEIKEKVGWELEVAPNLKKAEPPTEEEVTLLRLFDPKGFFIGSKGA
- the ribD gene encoding bifunctional diaminohydroxyphosphoribosylaminopyrimidine deaminase/5-amino-6-(5-phosphoribosylamino)uracil reductase RibD codes for the protein MECALSLAGLALGYTSPNPAVGAVLVRDGLVVGFGHTQPPGSIHAEIMALRQAGPRAKGATLYVTLEPCCHHGRTPPCTQAIIDAGISEVHIALIDPNPLVSGKGVRILEEAGIKTFVGHCEEGARELNEGYIKFISTGIPFVIAKFAMSLDGKIATQNGDSKWISGEESRKFVHYLRHIVDAIMVGANTVVADDPQLSARGCSGRGGKTKLQPLRVIVDGRGRTPISARVFEEPGKTLVAVATPFNAKKADDFRKAGAEIVELPAKKGVIDLQELLNVLGKREVASVLVEGGSGLFGSLFDRGLVDKVLAFISPIIIGGDEAKSAVGGNGVNKVADALHLNQVKIIEFGDDLLISGYVGGK